A portion of the Lolium rigidum isolate FL_2022 chromosome 1, APGP_CSIRO_Lrig_0.1, whole genome shotgun sequence genome contains these proteins:
- the LOC124701104 gene encoding patellin-4-like: MGVEVVSGGGVEAVAPAKEVSVAVAPGAAAVAKNTSFREESNRLGDLKDGERKALAELRAKVEEAIVEGKLFDLEDSATAATGSKVKVEKKKKEKKEGKKKKEKVAAEKKAEGDVKVEAAAAVTEEKKTEEEAKEEVEVVEENKAEEAKVAEPAEEKKEEAEEKKDEEEEAAAAEDAGEAEKAAQAAAVIIDKDVALWGVPLLPSKGDEATDVVLLKFLRARDFKAGAAFEMLRRTLRWRRDWNHLATTSSSDDAVPEGACRLDGADREGHPVCYNALGVFADEAVYRAALGDGEGRARFLRWRVSAMESHVAQLDFAPGGAASLLQVTDLKGSPGPARKDFRVAVRQVVDLFQDNYPELVARNILINVPFSYYAFSTLFYPFLTQRTKSKFVVARPSKVTETLLKYIPIEAIPVKYGGLKRDGDTEFSAEDAEIAEVVVKASSTETIEIEATEGDTTLTWDLTVLGWEVSYKEEFVPSDEGSYTIVVSKGRKMGAAEEAVRNSFRAGEPGKVVITVENATRGKKKVMFRHKAKSSSAKKC, encoded by the exons ATGGGTGTGGAGGTCGTCTCCGGCGGGGGTGTGGAGGCGGTGGCGCCGGCGAAGGAGGTGAGCGTGGCGGTGGCGCCGGGCGCGGCTGCGGTCGCCAAGAACACGTCGTTCCGGGAGGAGAGCAACCGCCTGGGCGACCTCAAGGATGGTGAGAGGAAGGCGCTTGCCGAGCTCCGCGCCAAGGTCGAGGAGGCCATCGTGGAGGGCAAGCTGTTCGACCTTGAGGAcagcgccaccgccgccaccggcagCAAGGTGaaggtggagaagaagaagaaggagaagaaggaggggaagaagaagaaggagaaggtggcGGCGGAGAAGAAGGCAGAGGGGGACGtcaaggtggaggcggcggcggcggtgaccgaggagaagaagacggaggaggaagccaaggaggaggtggaagtAGTTGAAGAGAATAAAGCAGAGGAAGCCAAGGTCGCCGAGCCGGCcgaggagaagaaagaggaggccgaggagaagaaggacgaggaggaggaggcggccgcggcGGAGGACGCCGGCGAGGCCGAGAAGGCAGCCCAGGCGGCGGCAGTCATCATCGACAAGGACGTGGCGCTGTGGGGCGTGCCGCTGCTGCCGAGCAAGGGCGACGAGGCAACGGACGTGGTCCTCCTCAAGTTCCTCCGCGCGCGCGACTTCAAGGCGGGCGCCGCCTTCGAGATGCTCCGCAGGACCCTCCGCTGGCGCCGGGACTGGAACCACctcgccaccacctcctcctctgacGACGCCGTGCCGGAGGGCGCGTGCCGCCTGGACGGCGCGGACCGGGAGGGCCACCCGGTGTGCTACAACGCGCTCGGCGTCTTCGCGGACGAGGCGGTCTACAGGGCGGCCCTCGGGGACGGCGAGGGCAGGGCGCGGTTCCTCCGCTGGCGGGTCAGCGCCATGGAGAGCCATGTTGCCCAGCTCGACTTCGCGCCCGGCGGCGCCGCGTCGCTGCTGCAGGTGACCGACCTCAAGGGCTCGCCGGGGCCGGCCAGGAAGGACTTCCGCGTCGCCGTCCGGCAGGTCGTCGACCTCTTCCAGGACAACTACCCCGAGCTCGTCGCCAGAAAC ATTCTGATCAACGTGCCGTTCTCGTACTACGCGTTCAGCACCCTCTTCTACCCGTTCCTCACGCAGAGGACCAAGAGCAAGTTCGTCGTCGCCCGCCCATCCAAGGTCACCGAGACACTCCTCAA GTACATTCCGATCGAGGCCATCCCGGTGAAGTACGGCGGGCTGAAGCGCGATGGCGACACCGAGTTCTCCGCCGAGgacgccgagatcgccgaggtcgtCGTCAAGGCGAGCTCCACCGAGACCATCGAGATCGAGGCCACCGAG GGCGACACCACGCTGACATGGGACCTGACGGTGCTGGGCTGGGAGGTGAGCTACAAGGAGGAGTTCGTGCCCAGCGACGAGGGCTCCTACACCATCGTCGTCAGCAAGGGCAGGAAGATGGGCGCCGCCGAGGAGGCGGTGCGCAACTCGTTCCGCGCCGGCGAGCCCGGGAAGGTGGTGATCACCGTGGAGAACGCGACGCGCGGGAAGAAGAAGGTGATGTTCAGGCACAAGGCCAAGAGCTCCTCCGCCAAGAAGTGCTGA